The Amphiura filiformis chromosome 6, Afil_fr2py, whole genome shotgun sequence genome segment ctgaaattccagtgtacatgtagtaacttgattccttacccctataatatacatataacttttgttaccaatgtgttattattttttgagaaaaatgcaaaaatagtcacaaatttatcaaggggtgtagtaccaccttaaagggttatatgttccatttttgtcatttttaatgaaatcctggttgaatttcagtatttttagcaacatgctaatgtacatttcttttcttgatattcatttcctcaataatagaataactgtCTTGCTAATTACtagtaaaaaggtcattgaccttcacaatgtaattaacatacgtacaattattttaaatagttcacttgaagcattaatgtattgagaacatatcctccaaatctgatgacattcttgcataaaataaaaaatttacagtcatttttgtaattgaggtccgatttgagaaaacgcatttgaaaattgagatttacatagacgcctgtgtattaattaattagtaattaagcgtTATCtaaaaaattaagcatgtgataaGGCTAAAAatagtgttaattattagaggttgtcaacATGTacaacatattaaaaaatacattttttgtcatttttaaccatgtaatggaaattgtacccaacttatgacatgcgaccaactGTGTGAATTTGTAGCTGATGTAGACCAGGGGCACCTGCTTGTTTGACCCCTTTCAGGGGCGTTAAAGCCTTAATATatatacgatctttttaaatttttagatttttctttttttcttctaaaatgataatatgcaatcattatgaaagttcccaatacatttggacgccttgaaaaacattgggaatttgcaaagaaacaacatcataaacttcatcactcgaaacatctcgcactatttggattaggacagcgagtgcggcctcagagttagtctcctacgcggccagtttggttacgctccctccacatgtggcgggagcgtaaccaagctagttttgtacgagactacggtctGCGACCGTGGCCGACATAacgtcataatctaaaaaattctgactttatgtcggaccaacagaaaatcgtcccgttttgctacaaataggacgaatttgacagtttgctcatagatttaagttagaacatgtgtaagtattacaaatatgccaaaaaatcggttttgaaaaaaataaaggtaaattctgaaaaaagatcgtacattatgactttaacttaCCAAACCGGAACCAGAAccaatatttacacaaaaacattgctcctggatctgaaatccttatttcaagccctgtACCGGTACCATGATCTTGTACTACATGTATGATAGTTCTGGAGGACAGTAAATGTAATTAACTCATATACTGAGGTCCAtctatgtcattatgtttatgtcaTAAAAGATTGAAGTCTTGCTTGCAGTTAGTGCTgtactattacgctgcctttcgtattcgccgaggaggacaatttcgacctcctcgtttgtttacaaacagagaggtagacaaagggcctgtcaaaactgttccgcttgtccaaatactcgagtatcaaaaggatggtccacaatagaatgattcacgcaacatgaataagGGGataaaaaaactgtgaagtaggaccatatgcttcttttgtccaatttggcatcaagatttgaatggaaacagttcagacccagaacacgatcatgtcagaaattaatattttgttctgggtctgattattcggactagcttGCAGTATGCCTGGTCAAGCACCCTCTCAGACCCGAATGTAGTAAGGGTGCTTGGTATATTCACCATCTGGGGATGGCCAGCATCCTGgcccgcaaatttaagctttatgagaagcctattttagttgcaaaatgagaacatAGAGTGActtatctttaacccacattctcaatctctcatgccagaggttaaaataaaacCGATtcctaactaattatcaaaagatggtaaatttaatttcttgaaacgtgAAGGCGAAACGATATGTGTACAAGTAgtcgaataatcagacccagaacaaaatattaatttctgacatgatcagttgtactgggtctgaactgtttccatatgaaatcttgatggcaaattggacaatagaagcacatggttctacgtgacagctttttaatccctattcaggttacgtgaatcacgctattgtggaccatccttctgatacttgagtgtttggacacgctgaacggtttttgtctacctctctgtttgtaaacaaaccaggaggtcgaaatcgtcctcctcgccgaatacgaaagtcagcgtaatagtgcGGCACTAGTGTACAagtaacaataataaataaacacaaatcctgaccggcacacaacccaaaaAGCAAGAGTATGTGTGCCAGCATGGGATTTGAATCCCCAACCTTCCAATCTCTAGATGAACGCCTTATCCATagggctaccagctcccactgatttACCTGGGTTTAATGTAAGCAGTCAAGATAAACagaaacaaatattacgcaagtacacaagtgaaggaaatcattacagtatttttttttacttttgttcaCATCTTATTTTATTGTAATGTCTTGTTTTGTCCTGTTTGGGTAAATTTTGTACTGTTTGCTGGCAACCTGCACCCCACGAGCTTGCTCCGCGTGTGTTGCCCCACaacttttttcaggtttttcgtCGATGTCCCTCTTAATCTTGTCTCAGGCCCACTTTTGTCCTGTCTCTTGCCTTTCAATAGGTTGCTTGTTTTACcgtgatcgcatttgactgtcatcaGTGGGCTTGTGATTGGATACACTACATGTACTTAGttttgtatgtaattggttttCTAATTCTGGCATTtgtcattaggggctgtgcaataattatgagcccgggggggggggggtaaaatttccaaacggcttgccaaaatcgcttgccctctcgcccaccaaaaattgcttgccctcccccccccccttgaacatgccaaattttttggatcccaaattgcaaaccttaaatggtctagatgtatgttgcgagcgcagcgatctggaaaatttgcatatttaaccctattctattaccccctatcaaagcacgaaatggcttaatatgcatgtaaaaatattatttacacaaataaagtCTTAtggaacagttttgataatttatcgcTTCTCTATccacaaaacaccttttttcctaatataacaaccattaacacatcataaagtggtttaaaatgttggaaacctgcatattttaaccatttttaggccaaattttgccctaaaattaGCCCAAAAATGCCcataaacttttaaaatatagTCCAAAGTAACttggatttctttttattatatgtgacacgatctggtccatggggccaaagtgcaaatttgaaactgagataaaggtcaaaatatggagtaaaaaaacaatgaaatacataagaaaatgacatcaaaaaacttcataactttagaaccaagtatgctagacctttcgtgttttcagtaaatgatagcctattgtatgtatattgtatgtatattgtaataattacagtaactcaattttcaaaaatgcctcctttggcccccatggaccagatcgtgtcacatatgtagaaacacggcagtgtatttaaaactgcataaaaatgccacattgatgtactcatacacttcaaaaatgtaaatcaaaataattttttcatcatatttggctatgagctcattaattattcatgagctaatttgcataaaacttacataattaaatattaatcttgtttttcttaaagcttaaagtccaagcttgtcaatggtatgccacttattggtttttacccaaccaataacactgcaacacagttgttaatatgatacctccacaccactcaaataccacttttgtgggggtaatagaatagggtttcaaagcgtttccgtactgttttcctatgcctttttagagcgttttgttAAAAAGGCGCCCCAAAAATGCGTGTCAAAATtaagcttgccccccccccttggcttgccaaaaattgcttgccccccctttcggctcgcaaaaaatgtcaattttgccctcccccagggctcataattattgcacagccccttaaatcaTGTATTATTGAAgctgtgaaataaatgtttcttgaattaaaTTACCAATGCTTCATCATTTTCCCAGCATAATACAAGTGAGGAaactaaatataattaataagaataAGAAGGCAAGAACAGTTTACCAagccaaagtgttacaattaattaaacaagacaacaaataaacacaaattctgaccagcacacaacccaacttaaaaaaaaaagcatgggaatgtgccggcatgagattcgaacccatgaccttccgatctctagtgggaacagtttaccaacccagagtgttacaacaaataaacacaaattccgACCGGCAcataacccaacttgaaaaaaaaccactttttaGGATGTGTTTATTTGCACctctttttgtgtgtgtttttaacATTTTGTGTACTTTTTATGCAGGACTTGCTGGAACTGTAAAGACTAGACAGTTGACCATTCTACACTTTGGGATACACCCAGTTGGATTTTATAACCAAGATGGCTAGACTTTGTGGGCGATGTAGTCGTATGCGAATCATAATACCAGTTGGCATCATATTTGCATGTCTAGGGTTTTACTATGTGCACAATAATCGGGCTGCAAATAACCCAGAGGTTCATGGTGATATCAGAAATCATGATAACATAAAAAGGATAGAGAAGCAGAAAAGCAAAGATGACTTAATGGACCTGTTAGATTTGAAAAGCAAAGAAGTGAAAGTAAATGCCCAGCAGAGGGATGCTCAGGTGAAACAGGATGATGTAAGAAGAACCTTGGATAAAAGGACAAATCAAAAAATACCATCTAAACAGAGGGCCCCATCTGACCGCCTGAAAATCGCAGATATTAGCCCAAAACAGAAGAAACCGCAATCAAATTCTAGGCCGAAAACAGGAGAGAAATTACCAGATGCTAAACCCAATCTAAATTCTAAACTCAAAAGTTACTCTAAAAAAGCCCCACAAGCCAATTCACGTGCAGGAGGTGGCAAACAAGAGCAGTACactgcacttaatacagctcagcGAAGAGCGAATTTCTATGAAAGTAACAATAAGAAAGATCCAGAACTTGCTTGCACAATGCCAgagttgaagccatttgatgaTTCTATTAGACACCTGCTTGAGGTACCAGATAAACTTCAGTGCAATGGCTCAATGTTGACAACTTTAATAGGAGACCGGTATTATATTGATCAGACAGTGTCAAAAGGTACAAAATACAGTGCATGTTTTGTTTCTAAGTTGGAGCGCTATGATGATGACATCACCAGAATAACAGATCCAAAAAAAGTTAACCTAGTAAAGCAAGGCACACAGCTAAATTATAAAGTCAAGtcagattttaccatttttggctGTCAAAAAGGTCCTCGACAAAATGAAGTGGATATGATCCGTGAGAGTGACCCAACTATGCATGTTGACCTGCATGCACATATTGTAGAAAGACCTGATGTGATAGAGGACAGGTTACATCGTAAGCAGCAGAAGAGAGGTATGGAGGGTTTGGGTGTCAATGTCATAATGCTTGGCATAGATTCCACATCCAGGATGAATTTCTTGCGGCAGATGCCAAAATCTTACAAAGCTTTGTACAAATTGGGAGCTGTGACTCTGACAGGATATAACATTGTTGGCGATGCTACAACTGGAGCGCTCATACCTATGCTGACTGGTAGGCATGAATCAGAGCTGCCGGATGTAAGACGAGATGCACCTAAGGGTGCCTATCTCGATTCTTACAACTTTATTTGGAATATGTATTCCGCCAATGGATATGTAACAATGTTTGCTGAAGATCAACCCAAGATTTCAGCTTTTAACCTGCGTCTGAATGGTTTCGATCACCAACCAACAGATCATTATATGAGGACTTTCTGGCAAGAAGCAAATGTCCGTGGCTTGTGCCTTGGTCCAAAACCAGTACATAAAATCATGCTTGACTATACAACAGAATTCATGACATCTTATCCGACTTTCCCCAAGTTTGGTCTGACTTTTTTCACAGGACTAACTCATTCAAACATAAATAAAATTCAACTTATGGATGATGATTTAGCAAACTTCCTAGAAACATCACAAAAAAATGGATTGCTCAATAATACAGTGTTCATTTTGTTTAGTGATCACGGATCGCGCTACACCAAGATTCGCACCACAATGCAAGGTAAACTGGAAGAACGCTTGCCATATATGTCTATTATCCTACCAAAATGGTTAAAAAATACCAAACCGAAGATGCATGCAAActtgatgaaaaatcatgacaGACTGACTACGCCATTTGATATATTTGAGACCCTCCAGTCAGTTATACATCACTCCACAACACTGAAGAAAACGTCAAGACAAAGAGGGATCAGCCTATTCAATGAAGTGCCAAAGCAAAGAACTTGCAACGATGCAGATGTGGATCTGCATTGGTGTGCTTGCCTTCAGTGGAAACCTGTGAAATTTACCAATGTGAGTAGTACTTCCTCAGAACTTGATTAAACTTGTCACATCACAACAATGAAATAGTATGTATTAATAGACTTTTTAATCCCTGTCAAATTATGTGAAATgattgctgatttgtttttgcaataatgtaggcctatattatcacTATTTTTTATCAgggatcaatcaatcaatcaatcaatttaatcaatcaatcaatttatataGATCTATTTTTCCAtcattaaaaacaagcaaatacTAAATTTGATATGATATTATTTATCTCATGATAAAGGAAAACCACATTGTGCACACAATACACATGTTGACATTATTTATACTGTACAATATTTGGAAACATGCTGGATTTACTGTAATTGGCCCTGGCCTAGATTGCTAACTGCCCTTTTGTTGTCATAAAGCTTGTGTACCCTTTATGCAGTTTGGTAATTAAACGGACATTCAGAGTTTTGAGATGAACAAGTTTTCCACAAAGTTTGTTTTATGGAGACCATACATCACATTTTAAAAGTTTAGAGCAAGGAGAAATGATTTTGGCATGTCGCATGGGTCATGTTGTCATTTAGTGCTGGATTTGTACACCTTAAATATTGAAGTTGTTGTAACCATTGTATTATAATTAACTGTTTTTTTAGAAAATACTATCAAGCATCAGAAAAAGTGTTAACATATCCCGAACCTATCACAGACCATCAACATACAGGGTACAAGCTGATAAAAGCATTGACATCAGATGATTTTAACAACATATGTgtcaaaataaacatgttgtacgttttttttttgcaacttttatttggtaaaattattataCCTGTGTATACCACATTAAATTTCAGCCAACAAAATCTGTGAATATGCTTTTTTTCAATAAACATTTGAATACAATGTTATGTAATTTATTTACTGATTTGATTTTGCAGATGACAGGTTTGGCTAAGAGTCTGATAGGTTCCATCAAtgcattaataatatttttaagtatTATCAACAGTGCCCAAGAGAATGACAAGAAATCGGACATCCACGTATGGAAATATGTCGACGACCTGACCATAGGTGAAAGCAGGGGCCATGGGAAACCTAGTAAGATCCAGAAAAGCCTGGACTCGTTGCAccaatggactgttgataatcaGATGATGCTCAATCCTACAAAATGTCAGGTCATGCAAGTCCATTTTGGTAGAAAACCTGCTCCCAACGTGGAAGTCCGTATTTCTAGTCAGAATCTTGTGGTTGTTGATAAGGTCAAACTACTTGGAGTTATCATTGATAAGGATTTGAAGTGGGAGGGTCAGGTAAATACAATGTACACTAAGGCCAACAGAAAGCTGTTCATGCTCAGAAAACTGAAAGGAGCCGGGCTTGACAAAGAAGATCTCCTTACCGTTTACAAAGGTTATGTCCGCCCATGTCTAGAGTATGCTGCACCACTCTGGAGTGCTGGCCTCACTCAGCAGCAGGTGAACCACCTTGAGAAGATTCAGAAGCGTGTATGCCGTTGCATCCTTTCATCAGATTATACAACCTACTCTGATGCATTGGAAGTCCTCAACCTTCAATCTCTTGTGGACCGCAGAATTCATATCTGCAAGGAATTTGCTATCAAAGCTAGCAGCTCTGAAAGATTCTCAAGGTGGTTCCCCTGCTCTAAGTTCAGATCAAGTATGCAACTCCGAAACAAGCAAAATTCAAACCATACCGATTCAAAACTGACCGATTCAAGAACAGCCCACTGCCCTATCTTAccagtcttttaaatgaactaccCTCCTATACTTCCTAAATTACTTATTTTTGTTGTGCTAGCTGCATTATTTTCATCCGTGTCCTTTAACTTTTATTAAAGTGCAGTTTAATAGCTTGTATATTCTCAGTAAAAACCTTTCACCAAAACAGTGTGCAATATTCATGTATCATTATAAAATTCAATCAATATGAAAGTTTTTTTTGTGCAATAATTGAGCTCCCTACCAGTGCACTACTCTTACctctttgactttttatgaatttgatttaaattgtgtttttataattcctttttcttttaaatatgttttttgatgtagtaatatattactttgaaattgtacatagatatatatttttatgttgtattaattaatgtgttaattttgatgtttataaattgtaaattgtgtcgcaattcagtgttttaatactgctatgacatttaataaaatatacctgaaatatacctgaaataaaaTTAACTAAGCCACATAGACAGCAATGTGTAGATCTGAGCTTGCTACGGATTGTCAAGATAGACAGACTAGAACCAACTGATGAGGTGAGTAACAAACAGTGGCATTGCTATGATTTTTATCAGGATGTTAGTGCATGTTGAAGAGCTGGGGTATGACCTCAAACCTGACAAGCAATATTGCAGCCTTGCACGATTTTAATAATTTCTGGACATAATAAACAGGGCCCAAATGGTCAATTTCTGTCAGGGGGAAGTTTCTCCCTCCCCCAAATTATAACAAATGGTTTTCTGCTCATATATAGCATGGTAAGGACTTCTTCTCAatgttttgtcactattttttctGCAACAGAGAAACTCGGCAGCAAAATTGCTCAATTCTGCATTTTATCTCAAATAATTGTGAAATAAAGGTCAATATTATTAAAGTTTAAATCTCAGATCTTAATGCTTTATTATGATTTCATCAAGAATTTAATTAGCCAAATTACATTTATAAAAGTGTAGTAAAGTAAGGTCTCTTAAAGTCATATAGGCGGAAATAAACCAGGGTGGATGGGGGAGCGAGGCTATTTATGTGTTATATAAATGCCTCAGGTACTTCTGAACTAAGGGTCTTTTGAGGAAAGGCTACATTGTAAAGATTGGGTCATTTGGTGACAGATTCTTAAAAAATGGTCTTTCATGGGCAGATGCTAAGCACTGGTCTTCTGGTTGCACTTCGTGAGCTTAACTGAGTCAAAATCACCAGCAGATTGGTCTAAATTGATATCCCTATGAAGTGTTATCTTGTATTGTAAATAGCTAGACCTGTTCTTCAGGAAGGTGAAATCATAGGGATATAGGTTTTACTAACAGGTGgtgtcattggggtaacaaattaTAAAGAAATGGGATCTTTTCCAGAACTTGTAAAATGCTCAAATGTTCACAGTGACTCCAAAATTTATTTCATACAGCACTTCACATATATGGTATTATATTTATGAGGGgctatttacatgtacagtcctatCTCTCTTCCAGACCTCTTTTAAACGGATTTCTATGTTAGCTGTCTGTGccattttcataacaaaaccatgttttaatgtacaggggaaagaagaattacgcatcgcacactagcacatttaaacatgaatttacaaatggaaacataacatgcataggcagatataccagagtaaaaactccagatatacctgcctgtgcgggtacttgaaccccagacctctcgcttatcggttgagcgctctaccactgatctacacagactgtccctgataaacaggattcaagtctggtacttatggatatgagcagtcaagggtaaacaatacaaacaacgcattacataccagtgtacgagatcaattaatgatgcttaaccgccagcctaatataatcatacaaacagaggaagaggcttacgcatcatacactggaacatggaaacattcaaacattacaaactagcgcacgagatcaaattaatgatgcttaatcgttattcttaatatatcaatatacagggaaagaagaattacgcatcgcacactagcacatttaaacatgaatttacaaattccagatatacctgcctgtgcggggacttgaaccccagacatGTTTTAATGCTTTAACACCTTAAGGTTGGCATCAACCCTGGAAGTTTTGGGCCTCATTTATTTCtatttacacttttttttttctttttgttattttatttcctGTCATTTCAGCTGATGAAATTTTTAGGTACTAAAGACAAAGACCAGAGAGAACCAGACTTTCATCATGAACACACAGTGGATGTACACTCAATTCCTCTGTACTTCCAGATAACAGTGGAGGCTATGCCAGGCAGAGCACTTTTTGAAGGtaagtgatggtgatgatgatgatgtcaaggAACAAAACAGGGTAACAATGACGACAGGGAAACTGTGGTGATGGCTATGGTACAATGGTACATGTAGCTGTGGTGTTCATTTGATATGAATGATGATACCCTTAAATTTAGCTTCATATTTAGAGAGACAAAGATGTATATGAAATGATCACCCCTCgatcaggggtgtctattcttccagaacaCCTAAATTATTCTCGCACACTACCGTGCTGTGGCACGTCCTTCCCCAGATCTTCCCAACCAGAATCCCACAAAAATGGACCAAGGAGAGAAAAATATTATGCTGGTTGCTGTGTACATGTACCACACTTTTCCTTATTGTTTCTTGTTCCCTGATAATGATTGTAGGCGAGTATTTGTCAGACCTGCAAACTTTTCTTTTTGTGAGTAAGTTGTTTTTGTCTTCCTTACAAACCTCAAATTCTTCCCTAGATGGTACAGTCTGACCCATTGCAtctatatcagaaggacatctgTGTTTCTCATTATTATCTAATGCCAAATTTCTTTTTGTTCACTTCTTTCTCAGCTACTTTGAAAGTTCATCCTGGTCTATCAGACACCTTCATAACATCAGAGCTAGCATCTCCTATAAGCCGCATTAACCCGTATGGTTTCACATCATCCTGCGTTGAGAAGATTAACCCTAGCTTAGCTAAGTACTGTTTCTGTAAGCAATATTCAGGTATGCCTGTAGCCTTTATGGGAGCCAGTGAGAAAGAAGATAAAGTGATATCACACTCAGTGTGACATGCTCTATATCCAGGACAAGGGCATAGCCATGATCTAGCTGTTATATGGTAACAATATCATATACTGATGATACTGCACAGTTGCTCTCTCAGGCCATATTAACAATTTATTGTTTGTCGCAAGGCCCTTCAGAGATTTAAAAAGTTAATACTGAAGATCCTTTTTGGCCATGAACTAAAGTATGTCATTGTGTTGGTTTTTTCTGTGTGTTTCAAAAGAAATAGCAAGAAAATGATACAAAAATGAAATCTGACGTTTCAGCCAAGTATAGTGCTTATGAGTATATTGTGTGCAAGGGCTTTATGATTTAATATCACttaccgtattttgtcaaataaacgcccccggggcattacattttcccaagtggggggggggtgtttattcaaggtcaattttagaacgataaaaaacgctaaaatgacgaaatatgaactagaaacactgacttctggctcacttctgggtttccaatccagattttcgccaattattgacgctattatcgaccatgtgggaaacttggtaagcttactacacaagatggcatggaaatatctgcatttttgaaacatcttggttgaaaatagtggtggggggcgtttatttgaggggggggggcgactatttgacgaaatacggtataataGATGCAATTTCTTACAAAAAAAGACAGATGTCATGTAATTTCTGATTTATCAAAGTGTACATTACTCTCTTTGTACAGATATTGATAAGGGCGTGTAAAAGAACCTAGTGGAAAAATAGCTCAATGCAGTGTTTATACCAAATGTGGTAATATGCCCTTGGTCTTGGACAGAATCATAaaactaaagtttgtttggcttatataaggtgGAATAATAAGACTCGTAACACTgtttattgatatagaatggcgtgcacgctgtTGAGCACAGTGCTTACGCTAGGTTTGCACTGCGTATTGTGTGACTAGTGCACACTTATGtgaagttgggactttattgaggcgcgcagtaacaaaagccaaataatttccgccttatataaaccgaacaaacttgaGTAGTATTTGACCTAATTAATTAGTGCCTCTACCCCAATAATCGCCCCTACACAACTGTCTAAATGCCCCCTTTTTAATGCACCTGTATTTGACTAAATTCTGTCAAATGTCCAAATAAAATTGCCATGTAAACCTTCCAAAAATCTGGAAAAGTGTTTTCTGTTGTTTGTTGTAAAATGTGCCTAATTCCTGCAACTTTAAATTGGTTTTGAACTGAAATCATTTCAAAATGCGGACCATTAGCGTACCTTTGGAGCTTTTATTCAGTAAATTCCAATCCAAAGTCAAGGACCCTATGGTTGATATTTCCAGCAGTTGTATTTTTGACGTTGTTCTGCTACCATTTACAAACAATTACAAAtactgaaaatgtgtttttaagctcAAAATCATGAATATAAAAGACAGCAAAGTAGTTAAAAATCAGGAAAGTGACAAAATGTACACAAACAAAAATAACCGCTCTCCAGTCCAGTTGGATGGTGTGATCCTTATTCCTTAATATCTAGTCGGCTACTGATCTCCCGTGATGTTAGACTAGTTTCTTGTCCTTAAGGTATATTGAAATGTTTGCATAGTTCTCCACAACAACCCTTTCCATGTGCAGAGTTATAGAATAGATCTATATATCATACCCAGTCTCCAGTTACGTCTCCACTTTTTACCCAAATTACATGTATATGTTGAGTCGGAATTATTTAGATTGAATAGTGTAAGAGTGGTTTGAGAAAACTTAGTTTtatgttttgcaaacatttttctttaatgatttcaaactattaactaaaattgagatttttgttgTATATATTTAAATATCAAAAGCAGTACTATAAAATgtgacttaaagccataatatacaatattagtcacattttaattttgttattcttcacCAACTAAT includes the following:
- the LOC140156066 gene encoding uncharacterized protein, yielding MARLCGRCSRMRIIIPVGIIFACLGFYYVHNNRAANNPEVHGDIRNHDNIKRIEKQKSKDDLMDLLDLKSKEVKVNAQQRDAQVKQDDVRRTLDKRTNQKIPSKQRAPSDRLKIADISPKQKKPQSNSRPKTGEKLPDAKPNLNSKLKSYSKKAPQANSRAGGGKQEQYTALNTAQRRANFYESNNKKDPELACTMPELKPFDDSIRHLLEVPDKLQCNGSMLTTLIGDRYYIDQTVSKGTKYSACFVSKLERYDDDITRITDPKKVNLVKQGTQLNYKVKSDFTIFGCQKGPRQNEVDMIRESDPTMHVDLHAHIVERPDVIEDRLHRKQQKRGMEGLGVNVIMLGIDSTSRMNFLRQMPKSYKALYKLGAVTLTGYNIVGDATTGALIPMLTGRHESELPDVRRDAPKGAYLDSYNFIWNMYSANGYVTMFAEDQPKISAFNLRLNGFDHQPTDHYMRTFWQEANVRGLCLGPKPVHKIMLDYTTEFMTSYPTFPKFGLTFFTGLTHSNINKIQLMDDDLANFLETSQKNGLLNNTVFILFSDHGSRYTKIRTTMQGKLEERLPYMSIILPKWLKNTKPKMHANLMKNHDRLTTPFDIFETLQSVIHHSTTLKKTSRQRGISLFNEVPKQRTCNDADVDLHWCACLQWKPVKFTNMTGLAKSLIGSINALTKPHRQQCVDLSLLRIVKIDRLEPTDELMKFLGTKDKDQREPDFHHEHTVDVHSIPLYFQITVEAMPGRALFEATLKVHPGLSDTFITSELASPISRINPYGFTSSCVEKINPSLAKYCFCKQYSGMPVAFMGASEKEDKVISHSV